The Fluviispira sanaruensis sequence CAAGAAGTTTAAGAATATGTTCTTTTTCTTGTTGATAATTGCGCAGAGGGATATAAATCTTTTCAAAACCTAATTTATAAGCCTCTAAAATCCTTGGTAGAGCATGATTAACCATGCGCACTTCACCGGATAAACTGACTTCTCCAAAAAAAGCGGTTTTTGCAGGTAAAGGTTTGTTAAATAAACTCGAAGCGACTGCGGCTGCGGTGGCAAGGTCAATGGCAGGTTCAAAAATTTTAAATCCACCTGTTACGTTCGCATACACATCGACATTGGATAGGTACAGTCCTGCACGCTTTTCGAGAACCGCTAAGAGTATGGTAAAGCGATTCGTGTCGAACCCAGTTGCCAAACGTCTGGGTGAGGCAAAAGAAGTTTTCCCAACAAGAACCTGCACTTCTATAAGTAATGGGCGGGTGCCTTCCATACTTACTGTGATAGCAGCTCCTTCACTGTTTCTTTTGTTTTCATCTAAAAAAACAGAACTTGGGTTTGGGATATCAACTAGGCCATGACCTTGCATAGCAAAAACCCCGATTTCTCCCGTTGAACCAAAGCGATTCTTGTTTGCCCTTAATATTCTGTAACCACTTGAAGTGTCACCTTCTAAGTGCATAACCGTGTCAACCAGGTGTTCAAGAACCTTTGGCCCCGCGATCGAGCCTTCTTTTGTCACATGCCCAACAACAAACGTTGAAATCCCTTCACCCTTTGCGATTTGTAAAATGAGATTTGTGCATTCTCTTATTTGGCTTACATTTCCAGGGCTTCCGGGAAGTTCTGGATTATAAACAGTTTGGATCGAGTCAACTACGAGAACATGCGGACAAATTTGTTTGGCGGCATCGAGAATTGAATGAATGTTTGTTTCGTTTGTCACCAAAATATTTGGGTTGAGTGAGCCTAAGCGCTCAGCTCTGAGTTTGATTTGTGTGCAACTTTCTTCACCACTGGCATAAAGAACTTTGAATCCTCTTTGGGCAAGTCCATTTAAAGCTTGTAGGAGTAGAGTTGATTTACCTATTCCAGGATCGCCGCTTAAGAGAACTAGGCTTCCCACAACGAGTCCACCCCCTAAAACGCGATCGAGTTCTGGGACACCACAAAATATTCTTTTTTCTAATTTTTCTTCGACTTTTGGCAGTGGGACAACTGTAGCTTTAGTTGAATTATGGGTAAAATGTGACTTACTCACAGTTTCTTCTTGAATTGAATTCCAAGCGCTGCAATCTGGGCATTTGCCAAGCCATTTCGGATGGGTTGCTCCACAGGAAGTGCAAACAAAGATTTGTTTAAAAGAATTTTTCATCCATTTCCCCGTTCAAAACACCCAAGCACTTCGTAGTGCACTGTATGACCAAAAGCATCGAAAAGATTTAGATTTTTTAAGCGAAAACCACCTTCAAGCAACACACGTGTGTCTCGCGCAAAACTCGCAGGATCACAGGCAAGATACACAACGAGGGATTTTTTACTACAGAGTTCGACAATCTTTTGCATGGCTTCGATTCCTGAACCCGCGCGGGGAGGATCAAGAATTAAGAGATCGACTTCTTTATAATTTTCAGGTTGTTCTAATTTCTTTTTAAATTCTTTATCAATAAATATTTCAACGTTGTTTATGATACCTGTTACCGGTAAATTTTTACAGTTATTATTTAATGAATCGATGGCTTCTTTTATACCCTCTACTCCAAAGCACTGAACATTTAAATCAAATCTTTTGCCTGCAAAATAAGGAAGAGCAGTAAAAATTCCTGCACCAGAATAAAGATCCCAAGCTATGAATTGTTTTTTTTCACTTTTACTTTTTATAAAAGATTTTAAAAACTCATCCGCAGCTTCTTTAATATGTTGATAATATAATGCAATACAATCCATATGAGGCTGAATGAAACTTTGTTTTTTTAAGCGAAATCGAGGCAGTTCAGGATGTTTTAAATGAATAATTTGCTCATTTTGAATGGTCAAATATTTTTCTAAGATTGTTAAACATATTTCTTTATTTGGCTCTTGATCAACATTAAACTGAGCAATATTTAATACAACTTTCTCATCATCGCATTCAGTGAGTTCTATTTCACATTCCATTTGTCGACTGAATTTTTTCTCTTGTATCTCATTGAATGCTTTACTTAAATTATCTTTTAGAAATGCAATTTTTTCATTTATCTTTAAACTCGATATCAAACAATGCGAAATATCAACAATATTGTTTGAATTATTTTCTTTGAAACCGAGATCTTTTCCATTAAAATGAAAGCGCACTCTCCGACGATAATGTTCTTTTTTTAAATAAATAAGTGATAATATTTTCTCTGATAAATTAATATTGGTAGAATCCCATTTCCCAATTCTTTTTAAAGTTTCAAAAAACCAGCGGGATTTAAACACGGATTGCATTTCGGGGGCAATATGTTGAAGCTGACAGCCACCACACTTGGAAATGTAATTGCAAGGAGGTTCGACCCTGTGTGGTGATGGATTTTCAATTTTAAGGGCAATTGCATTTTTAAAATTAGATTTTTTATGAACAATTTCAACCTTTGCTGTTTCATTTTCGATCATATCTTTTACAAAAACAATAATGCCATCCTCACTTCGAGCAATCGCTTTTCCATCAGTGGACATTGCATAAGAGGTTAAAGTTTCTTTTTCATGCTTTATAGATGGATTATGATTTGCTTTTAAATGTGACTTTTTTGAATGAAAAGATTTTTGACGATTGCGATGATACTGCATAGTTTGAAACTTTGCCTATTTAGTAGGTGATGGCCATGGCTGTGAATTTTGGATAATGATATTTGTTTTTTGAATTTGTATGCGAGAACCTTCAGAAAGGGTTTCTATTTTTGAAGTACTAGAAAGCGTTTCTGAAAAAAACTTTATATAAGTTGGCTTTTCTTTTTCGCTGCCAACTTTTTTAACATTTAAAGTTCCCTTTTTCATAAAAATTTCACTGCCCGTTATTTTTCCTGGTTCTCCTAAACACTCCAAATTACCGTTCGTTGTGATTCGAGAAGCAAGAATTGCTTTCTCAACCTTTATGTTACCTTCAACAATAAAACAACTCGATTGAATAAAGTTTGCTTCTAGGTTTCCATTTATGATTATTGCTTTGGTATCATCATGAGCTTGATTAGTTTGGATACCACTTAAAGCGACTGCGTTTCCATTGACTTTGATGCCTGTGGCAGACCAGAATTGTTCGCAAGTAAAATCTCCATTTATCACCCAATCGAGAGATCCAATAATATCACATTTTGCTATGACGCTGCATGGAAACTCAATTTTTTTCATTTGGTCGACGCGCAAATTTTTAATGGTATAAACGGGTTCAAATTTAAGTTGTCCTTCTGGTGAAACAATAACTTGCCCCCCCTTATCACAAACAAGTTCACCTTTTTCGTTGGTTGTGAAGGCAGGATCGGGAGTCAGGACAATTATTTTTTTAGGTTCACCTTTTTGTGGAGGCATTGGAAATTCTTGGCCAAAAATAGATTTGGCAGGAGATGCAGGGGCTGCTTGTTTAATGATAGCAAATGGAATATTGGGACGGACAAGATCCTTTGGCATCGTGATAGGATTGAGCCAGCGGATTGTAGCTCCTTTTGTTTCAGTATAAGGAATTCCTTTAAGAAAAAGAAAATCTTTAGAAAATTGTGGGGGTTTAGAACTTGCAGCCCGCTTTATTTCTTCAAAGGCTTCAGGCGTCGGTTTTAAAATATAACCCAATTTTTGCAAATAGACACATATTTGTTCATAATTTAAATGTATAACATCTGGGGAAATATGAGATTTTGCAGGTATATGGGCTGACATACCATCCGGTGATGCTTTGATCGTAAAAAAAGTTTTTGTTGCAGGAGAAGGAACTTGACCCGAGGGTGGATTAGTAGAAGAATTCATCTCAGATCTCCAAAACACATTTCTTTTATACAGTTGTTACTTTAATTGTAGCAGAATTTTAAAATCAATCAAAGAAATAGGATTAATACGCATTAGGATGGATTAATCCTTTAAAAGGAGTCAAAAAAACGATTTTCAAATCAAGCCACATACTCCAATTTTGAATGTACCATAAGTCACATTCAATTCTTTTTTCAAGTGAAGTGTTACCACGCCATCCATTTATTTGAGCCCAACCCGTTATTCCTGCTTTTACTTTGTGTCTTAACATATACCCAGGAATTTGAGTTTTAAAATTTTCGACAAACACAGGTCGTTCTGGTCTAGGTCCAACGACACTCATATCACCCTTTAAGACATTTATAAATTGAGGTATTTCATCGAGACTTGTTTTACGGAGCCATTTACCAAATGGAGTTGTACGAGAGTCATTTGCTTTCGCCCAAACAGGCCCACTTTTTTCTTCAGCATCGACATACATTCCTCTAAATTTATAGCAGTAAAACATTTTTCCATCGAGTCCCATTCTTTCTTGTTTGAAAAAAACAGGTCCTGTGCTGCTTATTTTTACAAGAATAATACATAATAAATAAATAGGTGAAAAGAATATAAGAAAAGATAAAGAAAAAATAATATCAAAAAATCTTTTCGCAAAGCGTCCGGAATTGTGTAGACTGGATGAATTGAGAGCAATGGAAAGAATGCCTTCAATTTTTATTGATTTAGGTTCAAAAAATATTCTCTCCCCTAAATAAGGTATGAGCAAAATTTCTGAGAGATTTTTATCGAGATGCTCATAAATTTCATTTACATGTGCTGTTTCTTCTGCACTTGGAATGATAAAAACTAAACTTATATCGTTTCTTTTTAAAATTTTACTTACAACATCGACTTCTGTAAATGTATGGCACGATATAAGATCTAAGTTCCAATCGCTGCGTATAGAGATCGCTTCTTTTATTTTCAGGACCTGTGGTCCATTTCCAATAATAATAGCTTGCTTCTTTTTTTGATTATATTTTAAATATATTCTATTAAATTTTCTTACAAAACTTCGACCAATTGGGAAAACGAGAGGAAGTATAATAAAAAATATTAGCAATGTTAATCTGCTAAATCTGTGTTGATAGAGAAAATAAGATAGAGTTACAAAGATGAAAAATGCAATTGTGTGTTTTTTTATGATTTCGAAATTTTCATCCCATATCTTTTTTTTCTCAATATTTCTGCTGTAGACGTGTGTTGCTATGAAAATAAATAAATAACTGAAAATGAGTAATGGCCATAAGCGTAAATAGTTTATTAAACTTTCTTTATCTTCTAAGACTTTTAATAAGTCGACATTGAAACGAATAATAAATGCCAAAATCCATGAAATAGAGATGCAAAGTAAGTCAGAAATCGCTTTAAATATATTGAGTTTTTCAGAATGTCTGCTCAGTAACATTTTGTTAACCTTTTATAGCAAGTTTTCATTTTTTAAAGTTGCGATGACTTCATGGGAAAAGTTTTTTTGGAAATTTTCAATCGAGAATTTCTCGACTTGTTTTTTCATATTTTTGAGATCATTTTCAGATAAATCACGCTCAAGTGCTTTTAAAACTGCATTGAGCATGCATTCATTCGAATTTTCATTAAAGGTAAAACCAGTCAATTCATGTATTATTGTTTCTTTAGTTCCTCCCTGATTTGGGGCAACGACCCATAAACCTGATGACGTTGCCTCTAATGGAACAATGCCGAAATCCTCAATTGCTGGAAATAAAAGAGCATGTGCCTTCGAAAAAATAATTGGCACTTCTTCATCAGATGGATTGAGAAAAAATTCTACATTTTTTTTGAATTTTTTACGTGCCTTTATAATTTCTTCTCCATGACCTGCAGCTATAACTTGGACTCCATTGTGTATTAGAAATTCAAGAGTTTCATACATTTTCTTATAAGGAGTCCATGCACCAAAAAGTAACACTTTTCTTTTTTGAATAGATGCACAAGATATTTTCGCATTTTTTTGGAAAAATTTTGTGTGAATTGGGGGATAAATTACCGTAGAGTTCTTACCATAAAATAATGAGCATCTTCTTGCGACAAAATGACTATTTGTAATTAATTTATCTATTCTAATAGAGGATGTGATATCCCAAATGCGTAATCGATTGAGAAGAATTCTCCTTAAAATTTCTATTGGACGTATAATACTCGGACTTTTTATGAAATAACGGTGCTCTTGATCCCAAGCATAACGCATCGGGCTATGAATATATGCTATGTGTAACCCAAGCGGTGGAGGAACGATTCCTTTAGCAACACAGCTACTACTAGATATAATTAAATTATAATTTGATAAATCAAAGCTTTCAATTGCTATGGGGAAAAATGGTAATAGTGTTTTATAAAACTTTTTAATAAAAGGTATTCTTGCTAAAAATGATACTTTAAATTGATGAGTGTGCTCAAGCTTGAGGACTTCCTTTGGATTGCCAAAAAGATAATAAAGATCAGCATTTGGAAATAAATTAAGAATTTGTTCAAGAACTTTCTCACCACCCCTTCGGGAAAACATCCAGTCATGCACAACTGCAACTTTTAAATGTTTAGTTTGATTAATAAAATTTTCTTTATCCAAATATTTTACTTCCTCATTTCTTATTAAGCAAATGAATCTTGAATGTATGATTAAGATTATAGATTCTTTTCTCTTCCTTTGTAAAGTTAAATTGGGATTTAGGTCTGATTTTTCTTTGATTAGATGAATTGAAAAAGAAAAGTTTACTTTAAAAAACAAGATTGTTTATTTTTTGTTCAATTCAGGGGAGTATTTTTATAATTTATAAAATAATTTTTAATTTTTCAATAAAAAATAAAATTATATAAATTATTCAGATTTTATATTTTAACCTTCTTATGGGCAGGCTCGGTAATTTTATGAAGCTCCGCATTGTCATATTTGATTAATAATGTTTCACACCGACGGACAATTACCTTACCAGGGGGGAGATTTTTACGCTTTTCAATATCTGCTCGGGTAGCTATTTGCACATCAGCACTTTGAGCGCGACTGTGTTTCGAATGGTGAACGGCAAGTACGGAAGCTTCGCGCAAGGATTGCATGGAAGGTTTATTTCCTTTAGGTTTTTCTAACCACACATGGCTTCCTTCACCCGTTA is a genomic window containing:
- a CDS encoding class I SAM-dependent RNA methyltransferase; this translates as MQYHRNRQKSFHSKKSHLKANHNPSIKHEKETLTSYAMSTDGKAIARSEDGIIVFVKDMIENETAKVEIVHKKSNFKNAIALKIENPSPHRVEPPCNYISKCGGCQLQHIAPEMQSVFKSRWFFETLKRIGKWDSTNINLSEKILSLIYLKKEHYRRRVRFHFNGKDLGFKENNSNNIVDISHCLISSLKINEKIAFLKDNLSKAFNEIQEKKFSRQMECEIELTECDDEKVVLNIAQFNVDQEPNKEICLTILEKYLTIQNEQIIHLKHPELPRFRLKKQSFIQPHMDCIALYYQHIKEAADEFLKSFIKSKSEKKQFIAWDLYSGAGIFTALPYFAGKRFDLNVQCFGVEGIKEAIDSLNNNCKNLPVTGIINNVEIFIDKEFKKKLEQPENYKEVDLLILDPPRAGSGIEAMQKIVELCSKKSLVVYLACDPASFARDTRVLLEGGFRLKNLNLFDAFGHTVHYEVLGCFERGNG
- the radA gene encoding DNA repair protein RadA, which gives rise to MKNSFKQIFVCTSCGATHPKWLGKCPDCSAWNSIQEETVSKSHFTHNSTKATVVPLPKVEEKLEKRIFCGVPELDRVLGGGLVVGSLVLLSGDPGIGKSTLLLQALNGLAQRGFKVLYASGEESCTQIKLRAERLGSLNPNILVTNETNIHSILDAAKQICPHVLVVDSIQTVYNPELPGSPGNVSQIRECTNLILQIAKGEGISTFVVGHVTKEGSIAGPKVLEHLVDTVMHLEGDTSSGYRILRANKNRFGSTGEIGVFAMQGHGLVDIPNPSSVFLDENKRNSEGAAITVSMEGTRPLLIEVQVLVGKTSFASPRRLATGFDTNRFTILLAVLEKRAGLYLSNVDVYANVTGGFKIFEPAIDLATAAAVASSLFNKPLPAKTAFFGEVSLSGEVRMVNHALPRILEAYKLGFEKIYIPLRNYQQEKEHILKLLEKAEKPFFVIPIESVNEVIRFDN
- a CDS encoding FapA family protein; this encodes MNSSTNPPSGQVPSPATKTFFTIKASPDGMSAHIPAKSHISPDVIHLNYEQICVYLQKLGYILKPTPEAFEEIKRAASSKPPQFSKDFLFLKGIPYTETKGATIRWLNPITMPKDLVRPNIPFAIIKQAAPASPAKSIFGQEFPMPPQKGEPKKIIVLTPDPAFTTNEKGELVCDKGGQVIVSPEGQLKFEPVYTIKNLRVDQMKKIEFPCSVIAKCDIIGSLDWVINGDFTCEQFWSATGIKVNGNAVALSGIQTNQAHDDTKAIIINGNLEANFIQSSCFIVEGNIKVEKAILASRITTNGNLECLGEPGKITGSEIFMKKGTLNVKKVGSEKEKPTYIKFFSETLSSTSKIETLSEGSRIQIQKTNIIIQNSQPWPSPTK
- a CDS encoding undecaprenyl-phosphate glucose phosphotransferase, with translation MLLSRHSEKLNIFKAISDLLCISISWILAFIIRFNVDLLKVLEDKESLINYLRLWPLLIFSYLFIFIATHVYSRNIEKKKIWDENFEIIKKHTIAFFIFVTLSYFLYQHRFSRLTLLIFFIILPLVFPIGRSFVRKFNRIYLKYNQKKKQAIIIGNGPQVLKIKEAISIRSDWNLDLISCHTFTEVDVVSKILKRNDISLVFIIPSAEETAHVNEIYEHLDKNLSEILLIPYLGERIFFEPKSIKIEGILSIALNSSSLHNSGRFAKRFFDIIFSLSFLIFFSPIYLLCIILVKISSTGPVFFKQERMGLDGKMFYCYKFRGMYVDAEEKSGPVWAKANDSRTTPFGKWLRKTSLDEIPQFINVLKGDMSVVGPRPERPVFVENFKTQIPGYMLRHKVKAGITGWAQINGWRGNTSLEKRIECDLWYIQNWSMWLDLKIVFLTPFKGLIHPNAY
- a CDS encoding glycosyltransferase; this encodes MDKENFINQTKHLKVAVVHDWMFSRRGGEKVLEQILNLFPNADLYYLFGNPKEVLKLEHTHQFKVSFLARIPFIKKFYKTLLPFFPIAIESFDLSNYNLIISSSSCVAKGIVPPPLGLHIAYIHSPMRYAWDQEHRYFIKSPSIIRPIEILRRILLNRLRIWDITSSIRIDKLITNSHFVARRCSLFYGKNSTVIYPPIHTKFFQKNAKISCASIQKRKVLLFGAWTPYKKMYETLEFLIHNGVQVIAAGHGEEIIKARKKFKKNVEFFLNPSDEEVPIIFSKAHALLFPAIEDFGIVPLEATSSGLWVVAPNQGGTKETIIHELTGFTFNENSNECMLNAVLKALERDLSENDLKNMKKQVEKFSIENFQKNFSHEVIATLKNENLL